One stretch of Labrenzia sp. CE80 DNA includes these proteins:
- a CDS encoding amino acid ABC transporter permease translates to MADLRFFEIYRNLDYILLILNGAGVSALLTIGGGVAGFVLAGALAAVRHHQTRVLSPIATGYVEFIRNTPLIVQMFFVAFGLPMLLNYQWPFWAHALLALTLNFSAYFAEILRAGLASVAKGQSEAALALGLPKWLCFLKVTFPQAVAAMFPSLNSQFIFLFLTTGVVSEIGVTDLTWAGLFIDSRSFRSFEVFITLTAIYVLMSLSFKGIFSILHDRLFKWRVVR, encoded by the coding sequence TTGGCTGACCTCAGATTTTTCGAGATATACCGCAACCTCGACTACATCCTTCTTATTTTGAATGGGGCCGGCGTCAGCGCGCTTCTGACAATCGGCGGAGGGGTCGCCGGATTTGTGCTTGCGGGCGCCTTGGCGGCGGTGCGCCATCATCAAACCCGGGTGCTTTCTCCCATTGCAACGGGCTACGTGGAGTTCATTCGCAACACGCCGCTGATCGTTCAGATGTTTTTCGTGGCCTTCGGTCTGCCCATGTTACTGAACTACCAGTGGCCGTTCTGGGCGCATGCGCTGCTTGCGTTGACGCTGAATTTCTCCGCCTATTTTGCCGAGATCCTGCGCGCCGGACTGGCGTCGGTCGCCAAGGGGCAATCCGAGGCGGCCCTTGCTCTGGGCCTGCCGAAATGGCTTTGCTTTTTGAAGGTGACGTTTCCGCAAGCCGTCGCGGCAATGTTCCCTTCGCTCAACAGCCAGTTCATTTTCCTGTTTCTCACCACCGGCGTTGTGTCCGAGATCGGTGTGACCGATCTCACCTGGGCGGGGCTCTTCATCGACAGCCGCAGCTTCCGGTCTTTCGAGGTTTTCATCACGCTGACGGCCATCTACGTGCTGATGTCCCTGAGCTTCAAGGGGATCTTCAGCATTCTGCATGACCGCCTGTTCAAATGGAGGGTCGTGCGATGA
- a CDS encoding amino acid ABC transporter permease has translation MKDLFVDILGKPFGIVLFQLLDATQFTIYLSLIAFVGGGIIGLLVTSARMARAKSLQRISTAYTWLFQSVPLLMLLFLLGLGMPRLFAINVDPWVAASLALTLYTSAYLSEVWRGALVAIPHGQAEGGKALGLTMPQIFLLIIVPQAFRLAIAPTVGFLVQIIKGTSLAYIIGFHDLMSIGKRWANSPVPGTQPFVIFPLMAMIYFALCFPLSVWSRRLEKRLGSSSAKGGAHAA, from the coding sequence ATGAAGGATCTGTTCGTGGATATCCTGGGCAAGCCCTTTGGCATTGTCCTGTTTCAGCTGCTCGATGCGACGCAGTTCACCATCTACCTTTCTCTGATCGCTTTTGTTGGGGGCGGGATCATCGGTCTCCTGGTGACGAGCGCAAGGATGGCGCGGGCCAAAAGCCTTCAACGAATTTCAACCGCCTACACCTGGCTGTTCCAGTCAGTGCCGCTGTTGATGCTGCTCTTTCTGCTGGGGCTCGGGATGCCGCGCCTGTTTGCGATCAATGTCGATCCCTGGGTCGCCGCAAGCCTGGCCTTGACGCTCTACACCAGTGCCTATCTCTCCGAGGTCTGGCGGGGCGCCCTGGTGGCAATCCCGCATGGTCAGGCGGAGGGCGGAAAGGCCTTGGGGCTGACCATGCCTCAGATCTTCTTGCTGATCATCGTGCCGCAGGCCTTTCGTCTTGCGATTGCGCCGACCGTCGGGTTCCTCGTCCAGATCATCAAAGGCACGTCGCTGGCCTATATCATAGGCTTCCATGACCTGATGAGCATTGGCAAGCGCTGGGCGAATTCTCCCGTTCCCGGTACCCAGCCCTTCGTCATCTTTCCGTTGATGGCGATGATCTATTTCGCCTTGTGTTTCCCGCTATCGGTTTGGTCGAGAAGGCTCGAGAAACGCCTTGGTTCTTCATCGGCCAAGGGCGGTGCCCATGCCGCCTGA
- a CDS encoding transporter substrate-binding domain-containing protein, with protein MMKRLTGLIGAAVAASMLVMSPAAAELKDILEAGKIKIATPENFTPFGSLGADGEYEGYDIDVAKMIAEDLGVELELVPVTSKQRIPFLETDRVDLVIATLGANPERAKSIWFSHAYAPFFSGAFGKPDVAVSSIDDFAGKKIAVTGGTLEDLAITEDAPEGAEIIRFGDNAATIAAYVSGQADIIVTGNMVALGISNTNPEFGLENKFIIANSPSFIGVKTGNIDLLQWVNVFVLHKKLNGKLDGLSKKWLNTPLPPLPAL; from the coding sequence ATGATGAAAAGACTTACCGGACTGATCGGGGCGGCTGTCGCGGCTTCCATGCTTGTCATGTCGCCGGCTGCTGCTGAACTTAAGGACATCCTGGAAGCGGGCAAGATCAAGATCGCCACGCCGGAAAACTTCACGCCCTTCGGCTCCCTCGGGGCGGACGGTGAATATGAAGGTTACGACATTGATGTCGCCAAGATGATCGCCGAAGATCTCGGCGTTGAGCTTGAGCTGGTGCCCGTAACCTCCAAGCAGCGTATCCCGTTCCTGGAAACGGACCGGGTGGATCTGGTGATTGCCACGCTTGGCGCAAATCCCGAGCGCGCGAAGTCGATCTGGTTCTCTCATGCCTATGCGCCGTTTTTCTCCGGCGCGTTTGGCAAGCCGGATGTGGCTGTCTCGTCCATTGACGACTTTGCCGGCAAGAAAATTGCGGTGACCGGTGGCACGCTGGAAGACCTGGCGATCACCGAAGACGCGCCAGAGGGTGCTGAGATCATTCGCTTCGGTGACAATGCGGCGACCATCGCCGCTTACGTTTCCGGTCAGGCGGACATCATTGTTACGGGCAACATGGTGGCTCTTGGGATCAGCAACACCAACCCGGAATTCGGCCTCGAGAACAAATTCATCATAGCCAACTCGCCTTCGTTCATCGGCGTGAAGACCGGCAACATTGATCTGTTGCAGTGGGTCAATGTGTTTGTTCTGCACAAGAAGCTGAACGGAAAGCTGGACGGCCTTTCCAAGAAGTGGCTGAACACGCCGCTGCCGCCGCTACCGGCTCTCTGA
- a CDS encoding glycosyltransferase family 39 protein, whose translation MPARDSQQGANAPFYATPLGVWLIVALWGLSHMVLRGLSTPVLGTDDMFENILVQQLSAGYMLRQPPFYEWLLWSLQQLAGPTIWSFLGLKYGLISLSALFLFLIARRAIADPRLAALCVFSYSLFYQFGWNLHEGVTHTVVLVTACSASAWAFLRALETRSLIRYAIFGLAVGAGLLAKHSYPLFVLALLLACLSDRAWRPRLRPAGLLLALVVALLVYSPFLTWVLTEGRALLGDAAVTMGLRSETSHVMRAGEGLGKLGFALIGFSVPLVPVLALLFWQRLFGKMVPVEARVNDVARLCGRTVLVMIALTALLIIWTGATYVKERHMHPLLLLLPIWLFADLARFEAGRRWRWFAVIVMAFAVVAIFARVPGFVAPDRIMCGGKCRHMKPYAGIRSELAQMGAANATLAAADDYTAGNLRVLFPDARVLSDTWPGPDDRRDFCLYVWEAGEQEPEQSASEAFAAHRNLASVPDAPGRYLSANWPHLWKEEGWRTTWWGVQPLPSDDPLCR comes from the coding sequence ATGCCAGCTCGAGACAGCCAGCAAGGCGCCAACGCCCCATTCTACGCCACACCTCTTGGTGTCTGGCTGATTGTGGCACTTTGGGGCCTGTCGCACATGGTGCTGCGTGGACTGTCGACCCCGGTCCTCGGCACGGACGACATGTTCGAGAACATTCTGGTTCAGCAGCTCTCGGCCGGCTACATGCTGCGCCAACCGCCGTTTTACGAGTGGCTCTTGTGGAGCCTTCAACAGCTTGCCGGACCGACAATCTGGAGCTTTCTCGGCCTGAAGTACGGGCTGATCTCGCTTTCAGCGCTTTTCCTGTTCCTGATTGCACGCCGAGCAATCGCGGACCCGAGGCTAGCGGCGCTTTGTGTCTTTTCCTATTCACTGTTCTATCAGTTCGGCTGGAACCTTCATGAAGGCGTGACCCACACGGTCGTTCTGGTCACGGCCTGTTCGGCGAGCGCCTGGGCGTTTCTGCGGGCTCTGGAAACGCGTTCACTCATCCGCTACGCGATCTTTGGCCTGGCTGTCGGGGCAGGGCTTCTGGCCAAACACTCCTATCCCTTGTTTGTCCTGGCTCTTCTTCTTGCCTGCCTGAGCGATCGCGCCTGGCGGCCGAGATTGCGCCCTGCTGGGCTTTTGCTGGCGCTCGTGGTTGCTCTGCTTGTCTATAGCCCCTTCCTGACGTGGGTCCTGACGGAGGGACGAGCTCTTTTGGGCGATGCGGCCGTGACCATGGGACTGCGCTCCGAGACCAGCCATGTGATGCGTGCAGGCGAGGGGCTTGGAAAGCTTGGCTTTGCGCTGATCGGATTTTCTGTTCCTCTGGTGCCAGTGCTGGCGCTTTTGTTCTGGCAAAGGCTGTTCGGCAAGATGGTCCCGGTGGAGGCCCGCGTGAATGATGTCGCGCGCCTGTGTGGCCGCACAGTGCTGGTCATGATCGCTCTGACAGCGCTGCTGATCATCTGGACGGGGGCAACCTACGTCAAAGAGCGGCACATGCATCCGCTTTTGCTTCTGCTGCCGATCTGGCTGTTTGCCGATCTTGCCCGCTTTGAGGCGGGGCGCCGCTGGCGCTGGTTTGCGGTGATCGTGATGGCCTTCGCAGTTGTGGCTATTTTCGCAAGGGTTCCCGGGTTCGTCGCTCCGGACAGGATCATGTGCGGTGGCAAATGCCGGCACATGAAGCCCTATGCGGGCATCCGCTCAGAGCTTGCCCAAATGGGGGCAGCGAACGCGACACTTGCCGCCGCCGATGATTACACCGCTGGCAATCTGCGAGTTCTGTTCCCTGACGCACGTGTCCTCAGTGACACCTGGCCTGGACCCGACGATCGCCGCGATTTCTGCCTTTATGTCTGGGAAGCAGGTGAACAGGAACCGGAGCAGAGCGCGAGCGAGGCTTTTGCGGCCCATAGGAACCTTGCCAGCGTTCCAGATGCGCCGGGCCGGTACCTTTCGGCCAACTGGCCCCATCTGTGGAAGGAAGAAGGCTGGCGAACCACTTGGTGGGGCGTCCAGCCCCTGCCGTCGGATGATCCCTTGTGCCGCTGA
- a CDS encoding GNAT family N-acetyltransferase, protein MTIDISIEKARAEHLPEILSLLIAGAAGARVGQETDDVETYRAAFDAMLAAPEMDVYVALDADGVVLGTYQIHFMKGLAFRGRSRVELESVHTRADMRGQGIGAAMMAHAEELARNASAGLMQLTSNAVRTDAHRFYDRLGYAQSHLGFKKML, encoded by the coding sequence ATGACGATCGACATTTCCATCGAAAAGGCCCGTGCAGAGCATCTGCCGGAGATCCTGTCCCTCTTGATTGCGGGCGCTGCCGGTGCCCGTGTCGGGCAGGAAACCGATGATGTCGAGACCTACCGCGCTGCCTTTGACGCAATGCTGGCTGCTCCCGAAATGGATGTCTATGTCGCGCTGGATGCTGACGGCGTGGTGCTCGGTACCTATCAGATCCACTTCATGAAAGGGCTGGCCTTTCGCGGCCGCTCGCGGGTGGAGTTGGAGAGCGTTCACACACGGGCCGACATGCGGGGTCAGGGGATCGGCGCCGCGATGATGGCCCATGCGGAAGAGCTTGCCCGCAACGCCAGCGCAGGGCTGATGCAGCTGACCTCGAACGCTGTGCGCACCGACGCGCATCGGTTTTACGACCGGCTGGGATATGCCCAAAGCCATCTGGGTTTCAAGAAGATGTTATGA
- a CDS encoding sulfotransferase family 2 domain-containing protein, whose product MAINFAGTNVYYVPQTKCACTTLRSVVYLHKTGKLPIDENKVHEEIDAIGVNVDNKNITKDDLVFGIVRDPIDRFLSFYNDKVAGQHKQQWLLDVLDRDFGLTGNHTIDCGKALDHAIDTFVGRSREKVDPHWAFQISKAHIYRNLRAILIPIEKMSIVLPDLLEQPVPNFTNLLKAVGQANKSSKALTRKEISGTELESRIAETYRLDHELYSAVCRHMNIHDKPTPFTKA is encoded by the coding sequence ATGGCTATAAACTTCGCAGGAACTAACGTCTACTATGTACCCCAAACAAAATGCGCATGCACAACATTGAGGAGCGTAGTATACCTGCACAAAACAGGAAAACTCCCGATAGATGAAAACAAAGTACACGAAGAAATTGATGCGATCGGTGTAAATGTTGACAATAAAAACATCACAAAAGATGATTTGGTCTTCGGAATAGTTCGAGATCCGATCGATAGATTCCTTTCCTTCTACAATGACAAGGTTGCAGGCCAGCATAAGCAGCAATGGCTGCTCGACGTTCTAGATCGCGATTTCGGCCTAACCGGGAACCACACCATTGACTGTGGCAAAGCTCTTGATCATGCCATCGATACGTTTGTTGGGCGCTCGCGCGAGAAGGTCGATCCCCATTGGGCTTTTCAGATTTCAAAAGCCCATATTTACCGAAATCTAAGAGCAATCCTCATTCCAATCGAGAAGATGTCCATTGTTCTTCCCGACCTTCTTGAGCAACCTGTTCCGAATTTCACAAACCTTTTGAAGGCGGTCGGGCAGGCCAACAAGTCTTCCAAAGCTCTCACCAGAAAGGAAATCTCTGGTACGGAATTGGAGAGTAGAATCGCAGAAACCTACCGACTGGACCACGAACTTTACAGCGCAGTTTGCCGACATATGAATATCCACGACAAGCCAACGCCGTTCACAAAGGCGTAG
- a CDS encoding LysR family transcriptional regulator, with protein sequence MKLNRKNDLSLRLLEIFEALMRCQTTTGAAEDLGISQPAVSNGIISLEKQLGFALFERTGRKLRPTEDARLFLGEVEPLFSILRNIETEARDLRAAKSGRLRLSTTPPLGHGALPAVLSPFLQERPNATVQYSVRRLETVMQNVQMGVADIGFVLGLKTHMELDIIPLAERNMVCVLPVGHPLAELDAISPKDLHGHTLIGLESQIGTTIHNAFEDSGVPFHAKVIVRYCHTACILASSGIGASVVDPYSALFASSLNIITRPFVPETKIVASAAVRRGSSLPRIAVDFIELVKRELSR encoded by the coding sequence TTGAAGCTCAACCGGAAGAATGATCTCAGCCTCCGCCTGCTGGAGATTTTCGAAGCCCTGATGCGCTGCCAGACGACCACAGGTGCTGCCGAAGACCTCGGCATTTCCCAGCCAGCGGTTTCGAACGGCATCATCTCGCTTGAAAAACAACTCGGTTTCGCCCTGTTCGAACGTACCGGCCGAAAACTGCGTCCGACCGAAGATGCCCGGCTGTTTCTGGGAGAAGTCGAACCGCTGTTTTCGATCCTGCGCAACATCGAGACGGAAGCCCGTGATCTTCGCGCTGCAAAGTCGGGCCGTCTGCGCCTTTCAACCACACCACCGCTCGGTCATGGCGCCCTGCCCGCGGTTCTGTCACCCTTTTTGCAGGAAAGGCCGAATGCGACCGTTCAATACTCGGTTCGCCGGCTCGAGACGGTGATGCAGAACGTGCAGATGGGCGTCGCTGATATCGGCTTCGTTCTCGGTCTGAAGACGCATATGGAGCTGGATATCATCCCCCTGGCGGAGCGGAACATGGTCTGTGTGCTTCCGGTGGGACATCCCCTTGCGGAGCTGGATGCCATCAGCCCGAAAGACCTGCACGGTCACACGCTCATTGGTCTGGAAAGCCAGATCGGCACGACAATCCACAATGCCTTCGAAGACTCCGGCGTGCCGTTTCATGCCAAGGTTATCGTCCGCTACTGCCACACGGCTTGCATTCTCGCCAGCTCGGGCATAGGCGCATCGGTTGTCGATCCTTATTCGGCGCTATTTGCCAGCAGTCTCAACATCATCACACGTCCGTTTGTCCCCGAGACCAAAATCGTCGCCAGTGCCGCCGTCCGGCGCGGCTCGTCCCTGCCCCGCATCGCCGTCGATTTCATCGAACTGGTGAAACGGGAATTAAGCAGGTAA
- a CDS encoding aspartate/glutamate racemase family protein — MTKKILVINPNSNPAVTEGFSDAVAPLRLAGGPLIDCITLEEGPWGIESQEDADSVVLPLRDLMMARTDADAFVIACYSDPGIEICRRAVPKPVFGIQESGVFAALQRGQRFGVIALGPKSIERHLPYIQRLGIESRLAAERPLNLSVEESESENAFPRVLEVARELAEKDIADTLVLGCAGMARHRQKLENAIGLPVTDPTQAAVSQALGTILLA, encoded by the coding sequence ATGACGAAGAAAATTCTGGTGATCAACCCAAACTCGAACCCGGCGGTCACTGAAGGTTTTTCCGATGCCGTTGCGCCGTTGCGTCTGGCCGGCGGCCCCTTGATCGACTGCATCACGCTGGAAGAAGGGCCCTGGGGCATTGAGAGCCAGGAGGACGCCGACAGTGTGGTCCTGCCACTCAGGGATCTGATGATGGCGCGAACCGACGCAGATGCCTTTGTCATCGCCTGCTATTCAGATCCAGGAATCGAAATCTGCCGGAGGGCTGTTCCCAAGCCCGTTTTCGGTATTCAGGAAAGCGGCGTGTTTGCCGCCCTTCAGCGCGGTCAACGCTTCGGTGTAATCGCGCTCGGACCAAAGTCCATCGAACGGCACCTGCCCTACATTCAGCGGCTTGGCATTGAAAGCAGGCTCGCCGCGGAGCGTCCCTTGAACCTCTCGGTTGAAGAGAGCGAAAGTGAAAACGCGTTCCCGCGTGTTCTGGAAGTTGCCCGGGAACTGGCAGAAAAGGACATTGCCGACACGCTGGTTCTCGGCTGCGCCGGCATGGCGCGCCATCGCCAAAAGCTTGAGAACGCGATAGGTTTACCGGTCACCGACCCGACGCAAGCGGCCGTCAGCCAGGCCCTTGGCACGATCCTGTTAGCCTGA
- the hydA gene encoding dihydropyrimidinase, translating into MAEFDLVIRGGTVATATDTFKSDIGICDGRIAALGLGLDGGHKTIDATGKFVLPGGIETHCHIAQESATGAMTADDYYTGSVSAAFGGNSTIVPFAAQHRGQTIKDVIRTYDDRAAPNSVLDYSYHLIVSDPTEEVLREELPMAFERGITSFKVFMTYDKMIVSDEHMLDILVTARENGALTMVHAENNALIKWMVSRLIARGYSAPKYHAVSHPAAAEVEAIQRGITLASFVEAPLLFVHVSTDAGARAIAEARMSGQMIFGETCPQYMFLTADNLDLPGAEGTKFCCSPPLRDTATQDVLWRHLNAGALQLYSSDHAPYRFDETGKLSNGPNPPFNKVANGMPGIELRAPLLFSEGVAKGRISLNTFVALTATNAARLFGMNERKGSIAIGMDADIAIWDPDKKTQVTASGMHDNMDYTPFEGMELSGWPVTVLNRGNIIVDGGELKAERGAGDFIKRQPFDATGFLPTRAPEMTPATNFGAKLF; encoded by the coding sequence ATGGCAGAATTCGACCTTGTCATCCGTGGCGGCACAGTCGCAACAGCGACGGATACCTTCAAATCCGACATTGGCATTTGCGATGGCCGCATCGCCGCCCTAGGGCTGGGTCTGGACGGCGGACACAAGACCATTGATGCGACAGGTAAATTCGTCTTGCCCGGCGGCATCGAAACGCATTGCCACATCGCACAGGAGTCGGCCACTGGCGCGATGACCGCTGACGATTATTATACGGGCAGCGTTTCGGCGGCTTTCGGCGGAAATTCCACGATCGTTCCCTTTGCAGCCCAACACCGTGGCCAGACCATCAAGGATGTGATCCGGACCTATGATGACCGCGCCGCACCGAACTCGGTCCTGGATTACTCCTACCACCTGATTGTTTCAGATCCGACAGAAGAGGTGCTGCGAGAAGAACTTCCGATGGCGTTCGAGCGCGGGATCACCTCCTTCAAGGTCTTCATGACCTACGACAAGATGATCGTCTCCGATGAACACATGCTGGATATTCTGGTCACCGCCAGGGAAAACGGCGCCCTCACGATGGTTCATGCGGAAAACAACGCGCTCATCAAATGGATGGTCAGCCGGTTGATCGCTCGCGGATACAGCGCGCCCAAATACCATGCGGTCAGTCATCCGGCGGCTGCAGAGGTCGAGGCGATCCAGCGTGGCATCACGCTCGCCTCATTCGTGGAAGCTCCGCTCCTGTTCGTTCATGTTTCCACGGACGCAGGTGCCCGCGCAATTGCCGAAGCACGCATGAGCGGGCAGATGATCTTTGGCGAGACATGTCCGCAGTACATGTTTCTGACGGCCGACAACCTGGATTTGCCCGGGGCTGAGGGCACCAAGTTCTGCTGTTCGCCGCCGCTGCGCGACACGGCAACACAGGACGTCCTGTGGCGACACCTGAACGCGGGAGCCTTGCAGCTTTATTCCTCTGATCATGCCCCCTACCGTTTCGACGAAACCGGAAAACTGTCCAACGGCCCAAACCCGCCATTCAACAAGGTCGCCAACGGCATGCCGGGCATTGAACTGCGCGCGCCGCTTCTGTTCTCCGAAGGCGTTGCAAAGGGCCGTATCTCCCTGAACACTTTTGTTGCGCTGACCGCGACCAATGCAGCGCGCCTGTTCGGCATGAACGAGCGCAAGGGCTCCATCGCCATCGGCATGGATGCCGACATCGCCATCTGGGACCCAGACAAGAAAACCCAGGTCACGGCATCCGGGATGCATGACAACATGGACTACACGCCCTTCGAGGGAATGGAGCTGTCCGGCTGGCCCGTCACGGTCCTCAACCGCGGCAACATCATTGTTGATGGCGGTGAACTGAAGGCCGAACGCGGCGCAGGTGACTTCATCAAGCGCCAGCCGTTTGATGCAACAGGCTTCCTGCCAACCCGAGCACCTGAAATGACACCTGCAACCAACTTTGGCGCAAAACTGTTTTAA
- a CDS encoding SDR family oxidoreductase, translating to MDLELNGKRALVLASSQGLGLGIATSLVKEGAHVCLSGRSEDKLKASAEQLSNAGPGKANYIVSDLSASTAAENLYKAAIEKMGGVDILINNTGGPPPGATTAHAADLWRSQFDTMVARVIEVANLCLPSMKENGWGRILTITSSGVIQPIPNLAMSNTLRSALVGWSKSLAGEVSGSGVTSNILVPGRIHTARVDELDGKAAERQGKDLDEVRKASRATIPAGRYGAVEEFADVATFLVSARASYVTGSVVRCDGGLIKSV from the coding sequence ATGGATCTTGAACTCAACGGGAAACGCGCTCTTGTCCTCGCCTCAAGTCAGGGATTGGGCCTCGGCATTGCCACCAGCCTCGTCAAGGAAGGCGCACATGTCTGTCTCAGTGGCAGGTCAGAAGACAAGTTGAAGGCGAGTGCGGAGCAGCTGTCCAACGCAGGCCCGGGCAAGGCCAACTACATCGTCAGCGACCTGTCTGCCTCAACAGCAGCTGAAAACCTCTACAAAGCCGCGATTGAGAAGATGGGCGGCGTTGATATTCTCATAAATAACACTGGCGGCCCGCCTCCCGGTGCAACCACAGCCCATGCAGCGGACCTCTGGCGCAGCCAGTTCGACACCATGGTGGCCCGTGTGATCGAGGTTGCGAACCTCTGCCTGCCGTCGATGAAGGAAAATGGCTGGGGCCGTATCCTCACCATCACATCATCGGGCGTCATTCAGCCGATCCCAAACCTTGCCATGTCGAACACGCTGAGGTCAGCGCTTGTCGGCTGGTCCAAGTCTCTCGCCGGCGAAGTCTCGGGCTCCGGCGTAACGTCGAACATTCTGGTTCCCGGTCGCATTCATACAGCCCGCGTTGATGAGCTGGACGGAAAAGCGGCCGAGCGGCAGGGCAAGGATCTCGACGAGGTGCGCAAGGCGTCCCGCGCCACAATCCCGGCAGGACGCTATGGCGCCGTTGAAGAGTTCGCGGATGTGGCGACGTTCCTCGTCTCGGCACGTGCCAGCTACGTAACCGGCAGCGTTGTCCGCTGTGACGGTGGTCTGATCAAATCCGTCTGA
- a CDS encoding dihydrodipicolinate synthase family protein, protein MKLGIDAKGVFIISATPFTDTGEIDYASADSLVEFYLERGVSGMTILGMMGEAPKLSDVESLAFMGHMIERVGGRVPVVVGVSNPGMTKLASLSHAAMDKGAAGVMVAPMRGLATEERIYSYFAQVFEALGPDVPVCFQDFPLSTGVSISVDLFTRLVLDFEQLVMLKHEDWPGLNKLSAVRKSGLERGARRVSVLCGNGGIFLPEEMTRDADGAMTGFAFPEMLVEVVRLSNAGDSARACDIFDAYLPLVRLEQQPGAGLAIRKEVLRRRGALSNATTRAPGPKLSAEDHKDLDRLLARLDTRLKELGHGS, encoded by the coding sequence ATGAAACTGGGTATTGACGCCAAAGGCGTCTTCATCATTTCGGCGACACCTTTCACCGACACCGGCGAGATAGATTACGCCAGCGCCGACAGCCTGGTGGAATTCTATCTCGAGCGCGGCGTTTCCGGGATGACCATACTCGGCATGATGGGGGAAGCGCCAAAACTGTCCGATGTGGAATCCCTGGCTTTCATGGGTCACATGATCGAGCGCGTTGGCGGGCGAGTGCCGGTTGTGGTTGGCGTTTCCAATCCCGGCATGACAAAGCTGGCAAGCCTCTCCCATGCAGCCATGGACAAAGGCGCAGCCGGTGTCATGGTCGCCCCCATGCGCGGCCTTGCGACGGAAGAGCGCATCTACAGCTATTTCGCGCAGGTGTTTGAAGCCCTGGGCCCGGATGTTCCTGTCTGTTTCCAGGATTTCCCCTTGAGCACAGGGGTCTCCATCTCCGTGGACCTTTTCACGCGGCTGGTGCTTGATTTCGAGCAACTCGTCATGCTCAAGCATGAGGACTGGCCCGGGCTCAACAAATTGTCTGCCGTGCGCAAATCGGGTCTGGAACGAGGCGCGCGACGGGTGTCGGTCCTCTGCGGCAATGGCGGCATCTTCCTGCCCGAGGAAATGACCCGCGATGCCGACGGCGCGATGACAGGCTTTGCCTTTCCCGAAATGCTGGTGGAGGTGGTACGCCTGTCGAATGCAGGCGACAGCGCCCGAGCATGCGACATCTTCGATGCCTATTTGCCTCTGGTGCGACTTGAACAGCAACCCGGTGCCGGACTGGCCATCCGCAAGGAAGTGCTTCGCCGACGGGGTGCCCTATCCAATGCCACAACGCGGGCGCCTGGACCAAAACTTTCGGCAGAAGACCATAAGGATCTGGACCGTCTTCTCGCCCGTCTCGACACACGTCTGAAGGAGCTTGGTCATGGATCTTGA
- a CDS encoding flavin reductase family protein, whose amino-acid sequence MFLDFDDLDGRSRYKLLTATVVPRPIALVSTMSAEGVVNAAPFSFFNIFSEDPALAILGLESRRDDNGLKDTTRNIIDTGELIINLVDQQIGGAMAACAMDLPKHTSELPFAGLTEAPSRRVAPPGVAEAPIRLECRLFEMRQITSTRHLCIAEILALHSREGLIDPENMHVDVSAYTPIGRLHGEQYVTVQDSFKIPIPDLPQSIAGTPKSTQEETGS is encoded by the coding sequence ATGTTCCTCGATTTCGATGATCTGGACGGAAGGTCCCGCTACAAGTTGTTGACCGCGACCGTGGTGCCGCGGCCCATTGCGCTGGTCAGCACGATGTCGGCAGAAGGCGTTGTCAACGCAGCCCCCTTCAGCTTCTTCAACATATTCTCCGAAGATCCGGCCCTTGCCATCCTGGGTCTGGAGTCACGCCGCGACGACAACGGCCTGAAGGACACCACCCGCAACATCATCGACACAGGCGAGCTCATCATCAATCTGGTTGACCAGCAAATCGGCGGCGCCATGGCGGCCTGCGCAATGGACTTGCCCAAGCACACAAGTGAACTGCCCTTCGCAGGTTTGACCGAAGCGCCCTCAAGGCGCGTTGCCCCTCCGGGGGTTGCAGAGGCTCCCATTCGCCTGGAATGCCGCTTGTTTGAAATGCGCCAGATCACATCGACACGGCATCTATGCATTGCCGAGATCCTCGCGCTTCATTCAAGGGAGGGATTGATAGATCCCGAAAACATGCACGTCGACGTGTCTGCCTATACGCCTATCGGACGGCTCCATGGCGAGCAGTATGTGACCGTCCAAGACAGCTTTAAAATTCCCATCCCTGACCTGCCGCAGAGCATTGCCGGGACACCAAAATCCACTCAGGAGGAAACAGGCTCATGA